From Jeotgalibacillus haloalkalitolerans:
CACACCAAAAGAAGTGATTAAAAACCTTTTAGAAGCCATTGATCGTGGCGAAGTTGAAGAGGTTGTTTTTGTTTCTAAGGGCACTGATGGTGTGATTGGTACTGGATGGTCTGAAATCAGCCTTTTAACAATGATCGGACTGCTTGAAGCTGGTAAGGTCATGGCGTTAGATGAGCTAAAGGATTAAGGAGGTGGATCATTTGCAATACTCGCTAAGTCAAATCCGAGGAAGGTAAGGTGATCCACATCTCGCAGCTATGCGTTAAATAGTCGCTTTAAGCACAGCGTAAAAGGCTTATTTATTTTGCACTCTCAGGCTCGTACTGTGGAGGGCACAAGGAGGAACAAACAATGAATTTAGAAGAAGTGAGAGCATGGCTAGAAGCCAATAGAAACGATTCAGAGGTATCTGCTTATTTAGGAGAACTTTCAACGCCTACGGTTGAAGGAGTGGAAGGATTCTTGGATACAGATGCAGGACGCAAATTACTTCAACCTCGCTTGGACAGCAATTTCACGAAGGGTTTAAACACCTGGAAGGATAAGAACCTGGACAAGCTCATTGAGGAAGAAGTGAAGAAGCGCAATCCGGACAAAACGCCGGAACAAATCGAGCTTGAGAACCTGAGAAAAGAGCTTGAAGACCAGAAGAATGAAGCGAAGCGTGAAAAGCTGATGTCTTCAGCGATGAAAGAAGCTTCAACAAAAGGATTGCCTACTGGTTTCCTCGACCTATTTGTAACAAGTGATGAAGAAACCACGCTTGCGAATCTGAAGCGCTTGGAAGAAACGTATTCAGCAGACCTTCAAAAAGCTGTTGATGAACGATTCCAGAAGGGCGGCCGAAAGATTCCTTCAGGCGATCCGAATGAGGATAACAGTGTTGGTTCAAATTTCGCTAAGTCAGCCAATGAGCAAAGCAAGCCAGCATCAGCTGGACTATGGGATTAAGAGAGGAGAAATAAATCATGCCATACGTAAAAAATTACGGTAAAACAGAAGACATTAACTTTCTGGCAAGCGCTAAATTCATCGCATTCACAGAAGAGGTGAGCGATTCAGGCGTAACCGCTAATGAACACGGCCGCAAAGTGGTTCCTGCTGGAACTGTATATCCTGCGAACGACGCAACAGCAAAAGGAATCCTATTCCATGATGTAGATGTTACTGAAGGTCCTCAGCCGGGTTCAGTAATGGTCGAAGGTTATGTAATTGAAGCACGCCTGCCAGCAGCACCAACAGCAGAAGCAAAAACAGCAATGACTGAAATCAAATACCGATAATTCGATAAAAAAGGAGACGATCACATGCCAAACGTTTTAGAATTATTCAATCAAAGAGAGGTTCTTACTTACCTTCAAAACCGTCAATTCCCTGCACTGCTTGGTGAAACACTCTTCCCTGAGGTAAAACGCCAGAGCCTTGAATTTGATCAGATCAAAGGAGGCAGCATGATTCCGGTCACTGCAAGCGTTCATGCTTTTGATACAGAGGCAGAGATCGGCAGCCGCGAAGCAACTAAACAGGCACTTGAGCTTGCGCTGATTAAGCGTAAGATTCAACTGAAAGAAAAGGAGATCATCGCGCTTGAAAATCCACGTAACGATGCCGAGCAGCAATATCTGATGTCACAGGTATTCAATGATGTTGACAGACTTGTTGCCGGTGTTAAATCTCGCGTTGAGCAGATGCGTATGGAAGCTCTTTCTTCAGGTACGGTTACGCTCGAAGAGAACGGACTGAGTGCTGTTATTAATTACGGCGTGCCTGCCGAAAATAAAGAGGCGCTTGCTGGTACTTCAGCATGGACTGATGAATCATCTGATCCAATCGCCGATTTAGAGCGTTGGGCTTCTGTTCTTAATGGGTCAGCAACTCGTGCACTTACTTCTAAAACCGTACTGAATGCGCTTCTGCGTCACCCAAAAGTGGTTGCTGCAATCTTTGGTTCAGGTTCTGGAAGAATTCCAACACGTGCTGATTTCAACGCATTCCTTGTTCAACAGGAACTGCCTCAGGTTGCTGTATATGACCACGTATTCCGCAAGCAAGCAGCAAACGGAACGTACACGCAGCACCGTTACTTCCCTAACAACAAGTTTGTTATGTTCGGTGAAGGTACGATGGGTGAAACAATTTACGGTCCGACTGCTGAAGAAATCCGCCTTGTTCGTGATCCTTCAATTGATGTAAACATGGTCGGCAACGTCCTGGCTATGGTTTATGAAGAGAACGTTGATCCAGTAAGCACATGGACAAAGGCAGTAGCTACTGCGCTTCCTTCATTCCCTGCTGCTGATGAAGTGTTCCAGGCTCAGCCAATCGCATAATAAAAAATCTGAGGGTCGCTTTTATGCGGCCCTACTTTATTGGAGGTTACGCATATGAAAGTCACAGTAAAAGATACAGCTGTTGTATATAACGGCGAAAGATACGAACCGAAAGCAAGCCTTGATATCGCTGATAAGCACTTTAATGAAAACCTATTCGCAAAGTCTGAATCTGCAACGTCGTCTAATGATGAAGAGGCGGATTACTACGGCTTAACTGCTGAACAGCTTGAAAAGGTGAGTAACGATAAGCTCAAGGCTTTCTTGGATAAGGAAGGCATCGAGTATAAATCATCTGATAAGAAAGAGGACTTTATCAATCTGATCGTAGGAGAGTGATCTTATGCCTCTTCTGGATGAAATTAAAACACTACCTGCTTTCTCTAACGGTAAACATGATGAGTTTTTAGCGTTCATGGTGCCGGCTCTTGAAGATTGGATTAAAGAATATTGCAATAACGAATTTGACAAGCTGCCAAACGGAGAAACAAAGTACCCCGGCGGCGTCAAAATCTTTATTGCAAAAGCCTGCGAACACAACATGACAAAGGCTGGTTTATCGTCAAGGTCGATGGGAACAGTGTCATATTCGTATGATTTAGAGTTTCCGGATAGCTTGAAAATGTATCTCAGACCTTATCGAAAGCTGAAGTTTGTCAGACAAAGATAGGAGGGTGAACGATGATCAACATTGTCGGTCCAAAAGGACAGCGCCTGAGGGTCACAGATCGTGCGTATCAAGAGATTTACAAAGATCAGGGGTATAAGTCAGTCGGTGATAAACCGTCTGAAAAAGAGGTCATACAGGCTGAATCTGAGGCAGAGGAAAGTACTGATTATTCACGGCAAACACCTGCCGCGCTCAGACGTGTGAAAAATGAGATGTTAACTGCTTATCTAAAAGAAAAGGGCGTTCAATATTCAGATGATGCCACCAAAAAGGATCTGATCCAACTGATTAAGGGGTGATTGATTTGGAAGAATTTCCACATGAAGTCATCTTTCAAGTGCATACAGAGCCTGTTTCAGACGGCGGTGGCGGTTATATTCCGGGCGGTTGGGTGAACGTTGATACAGATGACTTTTATGGATTTTTAGACACTCCAACGTCAAAAGAAATCTACGAAGCTCATCAGCTGCAGCATCCATTTGACCGCAATCTCTACTACCCTTACAGAACCGACATTACGCCGAATATGCGTGTCGTATGCGAGGGTGAAACGTATGAGCTTGTGAGTAAGCCGATGGATCAGGGCGGTCAGAATGAGATCATGAAGGTGCCTCTGAGGTTGGTGAAGGCTGGTGGCTAGGAGAGCACAGGTATCAGTCGGAAATCGATTGCTTGAAAGAGCTCTCAGGCAGTATGGTGATGACATCATTGACGAGGTTAAGAAAATTGTAGTTGAAACAACCGAAATAATTTATAACCAAGTTATTTCACTTATGCAGGAAGATGACGGTAACCTGAAGCAATCAACAACATTTGAGATATCTGCAGATGGTTTAAGTGGAAAGGTGGAAATAACAGCACATTATGCGGTAAAACGTATGCCGCCTTCATTGGTAACAATGAATGTTTAAGAATCGGGGAAAATCGGTGAAAGTCTTTATTTGTAAACTTGTTTATTGATTGCGGAACAGGGTATAATATCACAAAGGGGTGGTATTATATGGCTGAGAAACGCAATGAAAAAGGACAATTTATAAAAGGGGAAAGTTTGAAAGATTTAACGGGGAAAAAATTCGGAAGGTTGACGGTTTTAGGGCTATCCGAGAAGCGTGTAGGCAGGAAAACTTATTGGGATGTAATATGTGAATGTGGTAATAAGAAGACTTTACGCAGCGACAGTTTGCAAAGCTCAACCAAATCATGTGGGTGTTTAAGAGACGAAAAAGCTGCATTGAATGTTGTGAAAAACCACAAACACAAAGATTCCGGTTCGCATTTACATTATCTTTGGATAAGAATGAAACAAAGATGTTATAATCCTAAAACTAAGCGTTTCGAGGACTACGGAGGTAGAGGTATTTCTGTTTGTGAAGAATGGAGAAACAGCTATGAAGTCTTTAAAAATTGGGCTCTCGAAAACGGATACAAAGAAGGTCTCTCTATTGAGAGAAATGACGTTAACGGAAACTATACCCCTGAAAATTGTTCTTGGATAGAGCATAGTGAACAAGCTAACAATAGGAGAACGACTGTATGGGTGGAATTTCAAGGAGAAAGGTTGAACTTGATGCAATGGTCTAAAAAGCTGGGAATTAACTATGGCACATTGGCTTCAAGATATAATAGGAGTGGAATGAGACCCCCAGAGTTGTTTTATCCGGTTAAAAGATAACACCGAGGTAACTGAATAGATCGCGAAAGGCTATTCAGCACCGTAGAGCGTACCGGGTGAATAAATATAATCCCGGCAAGAGTCCCCGACAACCAATCAGGTTGTCTTTTTTATTGGTTGAAAATGTACGCCGAACTTGCTGGCGACAGTAAGAAGCAGAGGATAAAAAGCCACTGCGATAACAAATTTGATACGTGAATTACGGAACAGGCGTTCATGCAGAGGGACCCGGAGGAAGTAGAGCTGAGGAAATACCGTGGGTGTATTTCTCTGAGAAGTTAAACCGTTTTGTTTTAACGTACGGAATGAAAGCTCAACCCTTCTGGGAGCCTGCTATTGATGCCGGGCGCAGACATTTCTCTAAACGGATGAAAGGATTGGGGTGATTAGATGGCAATACAGACAGCGATATGGGAACTGCAGCAGGCTTTATTCGGTCGGTTAAACACTGACGCGCCTCTGAACAGTTTAATTTTAGGTGTATATGACTATGTTCCATCTGACACCGCATTCCCTTATATTCAGATCGGAGAACCACGTCAGGCGCCGTTTGCTGATAAGTCATCCTATGGTGAAGAGTTATCACTGATCATCCACACATGGTCAACAGCTTACGGAAATAGAGAGTCATATCTCATTATCAACGCAGTCATTAAATCATTATTTGGTCAACCACTCGAATTGTCGGGTGGTTTTTCTATTGTCAAAATGGATGATCCTTCTTTTGACGTCATTGATGACATCGACGGAGTTAAAAGACACGGGATTATCAGATTAAAATTCTATCTAAAATAAGGAGGCAACAACATGCCGAAATCAGGTAAAAAATCAATCCTCATGGTTCAACGCACAAGCGCTGCTGAAGGCGCTGCTGGTTCACTTCTCGGACACCTTACCGAGCACTCTCACTCGAAGGAAAACGAACTACAGTCAGAGCAGACGAAGTTCGGCCGCATTGTTGTTTACGGTAACAGCTCAGAGTCATTTGACATTACAGCTTATCACGAGACATCGGACGCGGGGCAGAATGCTGTTGTGGAAGCGCTTGACAACGAAGAGCAAATTAAGCTGTGGGAAATTAACACTGAACTTAATGAAAACGGTAAACACGATGCCTTATTTGCTTATTGCCTTGTTGAAAATACTGAAAAATCATCACCAACTGATGGATTTGAAGAACTAACTTCGACGCTGCAGGTTTATGGTAAGTCGCAGAAAGGCGAGCTGGATCCACTGCCGCCAGAAGTTATTGAATTCGCTCAGTACGGTTTTGAAACGCCGGGCGAGACAACCGGGGAATTCCCTAATCAGCAGGACGCAGTGCCAGCAGAATAATCACGAGAGCGAGGGAGACCTTGCTCTTTTTTCATACTTAATTTTAAAACTCAGGAGGAATTGACATGCCAGCATACTTAAACATTGACGGAAGAGAATACGAAGCGAAACTGAGCTTTGCCTTTGAAAAACTTGCAGATGCGAAACACTCACAAAAGACTGATGACGGTGAAGATATGGGCGGCTTCAGAACCATTTATATGAATCTGCTTGAAATCTCTACGAAGCACCTTGTGGCTTTCTGGGAATGCGCGCTTGCTCATTCGAAAGATAAAATCACGACTAATCAGATCGAAGCAGCGCTTGAAAAAGTCATTGAAGAAGATGGTGACACTGACCGCGTATTCAGAGATGCGTATAACGCGATTGACGATGCGGCTTTTTTCAAGAAACGAGCTCAGAACTTCTGGAAAGACTTAGAGCTCATGAAGAACGCTGGAGATACGGACGAAGAGAAGGAACAGCACAAGCAGATGTACGATCGAATGATTCAAGCACGAAACGAAATGAAGGGCAACGTCCAGGACCACGAAGATCAGACGGAATAGACCATGATCAGTTGATGGTAGATGCAGCTCATTATCTTCAGATATATGATCCTGAGTTGATTTACTCCTGGACACCGAGAGAGTTTAAGAACTTCATCAAAGGTGCTCAGCATCGAATGATTGACGATTATGAAAAGATGGCAAAGTCAGCCTTCTATCACCGTTACGCCATGAATGCAAAGAACGCGAAAGAGAAGAAGCTCTTTGATGCTGATAAGGCCCGTAAACGATTAGATGCAGGGTCGGAGGATTGGAAAGACTCTCGTAAGCCTTCAGTATCCATTGATAAATACCGAAAAGCAAAAGAAGCGATGGACAAATACATGA
This genomic window contains:
- a CDS encoding DUF4355 domain-containing protein, with amino-acid sequence MNLEEVRAWLEANRNDSEVSAYLGELSTPTVEGVEGFLDTDAGRKLLQPRLDSNFTKGLNTWKDKNLDKLIEEEVKKRNPDKTPEQIELENLRKELEDQKNEAKREKLMSSAMKEASTKGLPTGFLDLFVTSDEETTLANLKRLEETYSADLQKAVDERFQKGGRKIPSGDPNEDNSVGSNFAKSANEQSKPASAGLWD
- a CDS encoding major capsid protein, translated to MPNVLELFNQREVLTYLQNRQFPALLGETLFPEVKRQSLEFDQIKGGSMIPVTASVHAFDTEAEIGSREATKQALELALIKRKIQLKEKEIIALENPRNDAEQQYLMSQVFNDVDRLVAGVKSRVEQMRMEALSSGTVTLEENGLSAVINYGVPAENKEALAGTSAWTDESSDPIADLERWASVLNGSATRALTSKTVLNALLRHPKVVAAIFGSGSGRIPTRADFNAFLVQQELPQVAVYDHVFRKQAANGTYTQHRYFPNNKFVMFGEGTMGETIYGPTAEEIRLVRDPSIDVNMVGNVLAMVYEENVDPVSTWTKAVATALPSFPAADEVFQAQPIA
- a CDS encoding phage head-tail connector protein; its protein translation is MPLLDEIKTLPAFSNGKHDEFLAFMVPALEDWIKEYCNNEFDKLPNGETKYPGGVKIFIAKACEHNMTKAGLSSRSMGTVSYSYDLEFPDSLKMYLRPYRKLKFVRQR
- a CDS encoding phage head closure protein, with protein sequence MEEFPHEVIFQVHTEPVSDGGGGYIPGGWVNVDTDDFYGFLDTPTSKEIYEAHQLQHPFDRNLYYPYRTDITPNMRVVCEGETYELVSKPMDQGGQNEIMKVPLRLVKAGG
- a CDS encoding DUF3168 domain-containing protein, with translation MAIQTAIWELQQALFGRLNTDAPLNSLILGVYDYVPSDTAFPYIQIGEPRQAPFADKSSYGEELSLIIHTWSTAYGNRESYLIINAVIKSLFGQPLELSGGFSIVKMDDPSFDVIDDIDGVKRHGIIRLKFYLK
- a CDS encoding phage major tail protein, TP901-1 family, giving the protein MPKSGKKSILMVQRTSAAEGAAGSLLGHLTEHSHSKENELQSEQTKFGRIVVYGNSSESFDITAYHETSDAGQNAVVEALDNEEQIKLWEINTELNENGKHDALFAYCLVENTEKSSPTDGFEELTSTLQVYGKSQKGELDPLPPEVIEFAQYGFETPGETTGEFPNQQDAVPAE
- a CDS encoding tail assembly chaperone; the encoded protein is MPAYLNIDGREYEAKLSFAFEKLADAKHSQKTDDGEDMGGFRTIYMNLLEISTKHLVAFWECALAHSKDKITTNQIEAALEKVIEEDGDTDRVFRDAYNAIDDAAFFKKRAQNFWKDLELMKNAGDTDEEKEQHKQMYDRMIQARNEMKGNVQDHEDQTE